Proteins co-encoded in one Malus domestica chromosome 09, GDT2T_hap1 genomic window:
- the LOC139187913 gene encoding uncharacterized protein, whose protein sequence is MALQYPLIFPYGEDGYKKGLPWNPNFKGKKPKTRGVSMRPFLGYQIQDTPGRNNTLMKGGRLFQQYLVDAYATFEEDMLDFIRANQDSFRTEGLKGIHEAPKVGNTNSSTLGKIVILPTSFTGSVRYIINNYQDVMAIRRHFGNPDLFITFTCNAKWPEIIEDLRDKPDCKVEDRPDIVSRIFKAKLNHMIKFIKLDQPFGDVESVIYTVDFQKRGLPHCHILVWDEEFDEVVAYLNCRYLCPYEAVWRLLQFHIHFRELSVERLHVHLPFDQNVIFKDADDLNYVVNCSKLESTMLTQLFETNVQEPDARKLSYVEFPTKYVWKNDKKQWNRRKQGKSLGRVVYIHPVASELYYLRLLLNHQKGSFSFDHLKTVKNILQPSFQDACNSLGLLGDDKELNSAMLEAIVIASSFQLRELFVTLVLFRDVTDPSTLFEAH, encoded by the exons ATGGCTCTACAATATCCTCTCATTTTCCCATACGGTGAAGATGGATATAAGAAAGGCCTTCCTTGGAATCCaaattttaaaggaaaaaaaccaaagactagAGGAGTATCAATGAGACCGTTTCTTGGTTATCAAATTCAAGATACACCAGGACGCAACAACACCCTGATGAAAGGTGGCAGACTGTTTCAACAATATTtagttgatgcatatgcaacgTTTGAAGAAGATATGTTAGATTTCATTAGGGCAAATCAAGATTCTTTTAGAACTGAAGGTCTTAAAGGAATTCATGAAGCGCCCAAAGTAGGAAATACAAACAGTTCTACGCTTGGCAAAATTGTCATTTTGCCAACTTCGTTTACTGGCAGTGttagatatataataaataattatCAAGATGTCATGGCCATACGCCGTCACTTTGGAAATCCTGATTTATTTATCACTTTCACCTGCAATGCTAAGTGGCCTGAAATTATTGAAGATCTACGTGATAAACCTGATTGTAAAGTTGAAGACAGGCCTGATATAGTCTCCAGAATTTTTAAAGCAAAGCTTAATCATATGATTAAGTTCATCAAATTAGACCAACCATTTGGTGATGTTGAATCTG TGATTTACACGGTGGACTTCCAAAAACGAGGTCTTCCTCATTGTCACATATTGGTTTGG GATGAAGAGTTTGATGAGGTTGTGGCTTATCTAAATTGTAGATATTTATGCCCTTACGAAGCAGTTTGGAGATTGTTACAATTTCACATTCATTTTAGAGAACTATCAGTTGAGAGGTTACATGTACACCTTCCATTTGATCAAAATGTTATTTTCAAAGATGCAGATGATCTAAACTATGTTGTTAACTGCTCTAAGCTCGAAAGCACTATGTTAACACAATTGTTTGAAACCAATGTCCAAGAGCCTGATGCACGTAAGTTATCTTACGTTGAATTTCCTACCAAGTATGTTtggaaaaatgacaaaaaacaaTGGAACCGTAGAAAACAAGGCAAGTCTCTAGGTAGAGTTGTATACATTCACCCTGTTGCTAGTGAATTATACTATTTGAGGTTGCTGCTTAACCACCAAAAAGGCAGCTTTAGTTTTGACCATTTAAAGACCGTCAAAAACATTCTTCAACCATCTTTCCAAGATGCATGCAACTCTCTTGGTTTATTAGGAGATGACAAAGAATTGAATAGCGCTATGTTAGAAGCGATTGTTATAGCATCATCTTTTCAATTAAGGGAATTGTTTGTCACATTGGTTCTCTTTCGTGATGTTACTGATCCATCAACTTTGTTTGAAGCACATTGA